ACCGATCCGGAGATCCTGCGCTCGTCGCTCGCCGGCGTGATCCTGCGCATGAAGGCCTTGAGGCTCGGCGCGGTGGAGGATTTTCCCTTCATCGATGCGCCCGGCTCGCGCCTGATCGGCGACGGCTACGCGCTGCTCGCCGAGCTGGGGGCGGTCAGCGACGACGACGAGCGCAAGCTCACCCCGATCGGGGTCGAGCTCGCCAAGCTGCCGCTCGATCCGCGCATCGGCCGCATGATCCTCGCCGCGCGCGACCGGGGGGCGCTCGCCGAGCTGCTGGTGATCGCCGCTGCGCTGTCGGTGCAGGACCCGCGCGAGCGTCCGCAGGACAGCCCCGGTGCCGCCGACCAGGCGCATGCGAAGTTCCGTGGCGGCGAGCAGGACCAGAAGTCCGAGTTCCTGTGGTACTGGCACCTGTGGAAGGCCTGGGACGAGGTACAGCGCCACGAGTCGTCCAGCAAGCAGAAGGCCTGGTGCAAGAAGCACTTCCTCAACTACATGCGCATGCGCGAGTGGCGCGATGTGTTCACCCAGCTGCATTCGCTATGTGCGGAGCACGGCTGGAGGGAAAACGAACAGCCGGCGAACTACGAGGCCATCCACAAGGCGCTGCTGGCCGGCCTGCTCGGAAACATCGGCTGCAAGGTGGACGATGCTTCGGGCCCGCAGGCGGGTTCGTACCTGGGCGCGCGCGGCATCAAGTTCTGGCCGCACCCGGGCTCGGCGCTGGCGAAGAAGGCGGGCAAGTGGATCATGGCCGCCGAGCAGGTCGAGACCTCGCGCCTGTTCGGGCGCTGCATCGCGCGCATCGAGCCGGAGTGGGTGGAGGAGGTCGGCGGCCACCTGGTCAAGCGCCAGGTGTTCGAGCCGCACTGGTCGAAGTCCTCCGGCGCGGTGCGCGCCTGGGAGCGCGGCACGCTGTACGGCCTGGTGATCTACCCGCGCCGCGGCGTGGCCTACCGCGACATCGACCCGGCGCTTTGTCGCGAGCTCTTCATCCGCGAGGGCCTGGTGCAGGGCGAGATCGCGGAGGGGCCGGCGCGTGCGATGGCCTTCCTCGCCCACAACCAGCGCCTGGTGGCGGAGATCGAGCGCCTGGAGCACAAGTCGCGCCGCCCCGACGTGCTGGTGGACGAGACGTTGATCGAGGCTTTCTACGACAGCAAGCTGCCCGCGGACGTGTGCGACGTCGCCGGCCTGGAGGCCTGGCGCAAGGCGGCCGAGAAGGCCGAACCGAAGCTGCTGTACCTGTCGCGCGAGCAGTTGATGCGCCACGAGGCCGAGGGTGTCACCACCGACCGCTTCCCGCCTGCGCTGGAGGTGCTCGGGCAGAAGTTGAAGCTGACTTATCTGCACCAGCCCGGCGAGGCCGACGATGGCGTGACGCTCGCGGTGCCGCTGGCCATGCTCAACCAGATCCCCGCCAACCGCTGCGAATGGCTGGTGCCCGGCCTGCTGGAAGAGAAGGTCGCGGCGCTGATGAAGACCGTGCCGCAGAAGCATCGCCACCGCCTGCAGCCGGTGGCCGAGAGTGCGGCGGCCTTCATGGCGGCGTTCGAGGCCGGCGAGTTCGATACCGACGAGCCGCTGCTGAAGATGCTGCAGCGCTTCGTCGAGGAGCGCGTGCAGCTGAAGTTGCCGCTGGAGAGCTTCCGCGCCGAGAACCTCAAGGCGCACTGCTTCATGAACTTCCGCGTCATCGACGAGCACGGCCGGGTGATGGGGCAGTCGCGCAACCTGATGGAGTTGCGCGCGCGCTTTCGCGAGCAGGTGGCGGCGCGCTTCTCCGCGGCGAAGATCGGCGGCGCGCTGGCGGGGGCCTTGTCGAGCGCTGGCGTGGCGAGCGCCGCCGGGGCTGGACGCACGGCGCCGGGGCAGGGGGGAGCTGCGCGTGCGCCGGGCTCGGTCGGCGCCGGTACGGGCGGGCCGTCCGGTGCGGGGCATCGCGAAGCGGAGTCGGCGGGCGCCGTGGCCCGCTCGGGAAAGGGCGGCGCGGTCAGGAACGGTGGACGTCCGGATGCGGGTGCTCAGTTGGCGGGCGCCGCCGTGGAGGCGCCGGCGCAGGTCCTGTCCGGTTTCACCGCCTGGACTTTCGGCGCCTTGCCCGAGCTGCTCGAGGTGCGCGTCGCCGGCCGCGAGGTGATCGGTTTTCCGGCGCTGCACGATGAAGGCGACAGCGTGTCGCTACGCCCCTACGACACGCCGGAAGAGGCGGCGCGCGTACATCGTCGTGGTCTCGCCCGCCTGTTCGCGCTCAACCTCAAGGACCAGGTGCGCGCGGTCGAGCGCCTGCCCGGCCTGCGCGAGCTTGCACTGCAATACATGAGCTTCGGCACCGAGGCCGAACTGAAGGCCCGTCTGGTCGAGGCGACGCTGAACCGCTGCTGCCTGCTGGAGCCGCTCCCCACGGACGCCGATGCGTTCGCGAAGCG
This genomic stretch from Thauera sp. GDN1 harbors:
- the hrpA gene encoding ATP-dependent RNA helicase HrpA — translated: MRAEHRGARRPSDLPNFDDCLSADRPRLRRMARDLARAGADGRRARDAAPASTGAGGAASRSERLQADFEALRARSRAALAARRAALPVPDFPPELPVSARRDEIAEAMAAHQVIIVCGETGSGKTTQLPKIALTLGRGVAGLIGHTQPRRLAARATASRIAQELKSPLGEVVGYKIRFTDKTGERSHVKLMTDGILLAETQTDPLLAAYDTLIIDEAHERSLNIDFLLGYLKTLLPRRPDLKVVVTSATLDAERFARHFADAAGKPAPVIEVSGRLYPIEMRYRPVESEVLDPAAAARGAAKGGRDSAKDRSRDLMDALVDAVDEAQRCGPGDVLVFLPGEREIREAAEALRKAHHLPGTEILPLFARQSAQEQARVFSPSSGRRVVLSTNVAETSLTVPGIRYVVDTGLARIKRYSPRNKVEQLQVEKIAQSAAQQRAGRCGRVMDGICIRLYDEDDFNRRQPHTDPEILRSSLAGVILRMKALRLGAVEDFPFIDAPGSRLIGDGYALLAELGAVSDDDERKLTPIGVELAKLPLDPRIGRMILAARDRGALAELLVIAAALSVQDPRERPQDSPGAADQAHAKFRGGEQDQKSEFLWYWHLWKAWDEVQRHESSSKQKAWCKKHFLNYMRMREWRDVFTQLHSLCAEHGWRENEQPANYEAIHKALLAGLLGNIGCKVDDASGPQAGSYLGARGIKFWPHPGSALAKKAGKWIMAAEQVETSRLFGRCIARIEPEWVEEVGGHLVKRQVFEPHWSKSSGAVRAWERGTLYGLVIYPRRGVAYRDIDPALCRELFIREGLVQGEIAEGPARAMAFLAHNQRLVAEIERLEHKSRRPDVLVDETLIEAFYDSKLPADVCDVAGLEAWRKAAEKAEPKLLYLSREQLMRHEAEGVTTDRFPPALEVLGQKLKLTYLHQPGEADDGVTLAVPLAMLNQIPANRCEWLVPGLLEEKVAALMKTVPQKHRHRLQPVAESAAAFMAAFEAGEFDTDEPLLKMLQRFVEERVQLKLPLESFRAENLKAHCFMNFRVIDEHGRVMGQSRNLMELRARFREQVAARFSAAKIGGALAGALSSAGVASAAGAGRTAPGQGGAARAPGSVGAGTGGPSGAGHREAESAGAVARSGKGGAVRNGGRPDAGAQLAGAAVEAPAQVLSGFTAWTFGALPELLEVRVAGREVIGFPALHDEGDSVSLRPYDTPEEAARVHRRGLARLFALNLKDQVRAVERLPGLRELALQYMSFGTEAELKARLVEATLNRCCLLEPLPTDADAFAKRCAEAKTRVSLVAQEFMRLAGQLLAEHGALQKRLSGLKTFPEVVADIQVQLSMLLPKDFLVAFPWERLAHFPRYLKGASVRLDKLRNNPARDAQAMGEWKALAQAWERERLARRRAGIEDPALEEFRWLLEELRVGLYAQELKTPMPVSVKRLQKIWESRPR